One Chryseobacterium sp. StRB126 genomic region harbors:
- a CDS encoding helix-turn-helix domain-containing protein has protein sequence MRNGVSAHLGIGNSNYNKLENGHRELSVEELLKLSKLFNLTTDQILNYENIIPEEITIEDKPDFEKLHLINQLDEDDRSMIFKMGDKMLTIKKFKDFFNKNVAAL, from the coding sequence TTGCGCAACGGAGTTTCTGCACATCTCGGCATTGGCAACAGCAATTATAATAAGCTGGAAAATGGTCATAGAGAGTTATCTGTAGAGGAACTCCTGAAGCTTTCAAAGCTTTTTAATCTGACTACAGATCAGATCCTGAACTATGAAAATATTATTCCTGAAGAAATAACCATAGAGGATAAACCGGACTTTGAGAAGCTGCATTTGATTAATCAGCTTGATGAAGACGATAGATCTATGATTTTTAAAATGGGAGATAAAATGCTTACCATCAAAAAATTTAAAGACTTCTTTAATAAAAATGTAGCTGCA
- a CDS encoding RHS repeat-associated core domain-containing protein, protein MVDDLEYKYTGNRLNQVIESAMNDTGYEGGNNIIDYDANGNMTNMNDKNINSIGYNYLNLSHQFSISQKLLGWTYNTNISHLYRADGTKLRTTKYNAREGDIGKTTMIDYLDGFQYRYYDNGLIGGPVLLDKTSFAYEEQAYKSTQDALIPGSISWKLDFVPTAEGFYSFTENRYIYQYKDHLGNTRVSFAKNSAGVLEVTDTNNYYPFGLNHIGGIKGQLGSYKNYKYNGKELQETGMYDYGARVYMPDLGRWGVVDPLAEKMTRHSPYNYAFNNPLRFIDPDGREAKDIFKWDNLGKLTKVADSNTDVIYAENQFEKDGKTLKTDAKGVEVGEKGYVEANRQEISLSEKFTDRQGKSSNTLTTLSFYNNQEKATEVAEYMYSNGTNEFSNSTYTSSKGGFSVVSTLGLPSKTFVDPKQYMKNFNINGDSFYSSKLTSHDHNHPSNYLPSGYMFNMRDNKYIPRRSDVEGARGKMDYHNTIDPDFKDVKFRTYLKGKYMNYNSTTAYYD, encoded by the coding sequence TTGGTAGATGATCTTGAATATAAATACACCGGAAACCGCTTAAATCAGGTGATAGAATCTGCCATGAATGATACAGGGTATGAAGGGGGAAATAATATCATTGATTATGATGCCAATGGGAATATGACCAATATGAATGATAAAAACATCAATTCTATTGGTTATAATTATCTTAATTTATCCCATCAGTTTTCCATCAGTCAGAAGCTTTTGGGATGGACTTATAATACCAATATAAGTCACTTATATCGTGCAGACGGAACCAAACTTAGAACAACTAAGTACAATGCAAGGGAGGGTGATATAGGCAAAACAACGATGATTGATTATCTTGATGGTTTTCAGTACCGCTATTATGACAATGGGTTAATCGGAGGTCCTGTGTTATTAGATAAAACCAGTTTTGCTTATGAAGAACAGGCTTATAAGAGTACACAGGATGCTTTAATACCTGGATCTATATCCTGGAAACTGGATTTTGTACCCACAGCAGAAGGTTTTTATAGTTTCACAGAAAACCGTTATATTTACCAGTATAAAGATCACTTAGGGAATACAAGGGTGAGTTTTGCTAAAAACAGCGCAGGAGTTCTTGAGGTTACAGATACAAACAACTATTACCCTTTTGGATTGAATCATATCGGAGGAATTAAAGGACAGTTAGGTAGTTATAAGAATTACAAGTACAACGGAAAGGAGCTTCAAGAGACCGGTATGTATGATTATGGAGCGAGAGTGTATATGCCTGACTTGGGAAGATGGGGTGTTGTAGATCCGCTGGCGGAGAAGATGACAAGACATAGTCCTTATAATTATGCATTCAATAATCCTTTGAGATTTATTGATCCGGATGGAAGAGAAGCCAAAGATATTTTTAAATGGGATAATTTAGGGAAATTGACAAAAGTTGCAGATTCAAATACAGATGTGATATATGCGGAAAATCAATTTGAGAAAGATGGTAAGACTTTAAAAACTGATGCAAAAGGTGTTGAAGTTGGAGAAAAGGGTTATGTGGAAGCAAATAGGCAAGAAATTTCTTTATCTGAAAAATTTACAGATCGTCAAGGAAAAAGTTCCAATACTCTAACAACATTAAGTTTCTATAATAATCAAGAAAAAGCAACAGAAGTTGCAGAATATATGTATAGTAATGGAACTAATGAATTTTCGAACTCTACATATACTTCTAGTAAAGGAGGATTTTCGGTTGTATCAACTTTAGGATTACCTTCAAAAACATTTGTTGACCCGAAACAATACATGAAGAATTTTAATATTAATGGTGATTCATTTTATTCTAGTAAATTAACTAGCCATGATCATAATCATCCAAGTAATTATCTTCCAAGTGGATATATGTTTAATATGAGGGATAATAAATATATTCCAAGGAGATCAGATGTAGAAGGTGCTAGAGGAAAGATGGATTATCATAATACTATAGATCCAGATTTTAAAGATGTTAAATTTAGAACCTATTTAAAAGGTAAATACATGAACTATAATTCTACAACAGCCTATTATGATTAG